In Chloroflexota bacterium, the genomic window ATGAACCTGGACCAGCGTGCTGCTGACCAGCAGATAAGAGGCATTGCCCTGCTTCCCAATGGGCTCGGAAAGAAGATCCGCATCCTGGTCTTCACCCAGGGCGAGGGCGTAAAGGCTGCAGAGGAAGCTGGAGCAGACTATGTGGGTGGTGATGACATGATTAAGAAAATCGAGGAGGGATGGCTCGATTTTGATGTCACTATTGCCACCCCTGACATGATGGGGAGAATAGGTAAGCTTGGCAAGATACTTGGTCGCAAAGGGCTCATGCCAAATCCGAAGTTGGGCACTGTAGTCGCTGCCTCGGATATCCCGAGAGTAATCAAGGATGCCAGCAAGGGTCGGGCAGAGTTCAAGCTGGATCGTACGGGCAACATCCATTTGGCTATAGGAAAGATAAGTTTTGAGACAGACAAGCTTGTGGAAAACTTGGCTGCAGCACTGGAAGCAATAGTCAAGGCTAAGCCCAGCGGATCAAAAGGCCAGTATGTAAAGAGCGCTACAATATCGACCTCAATGGGCCCTGGTATCACCCTCGACCTAAAATCTGCCCTGAGCACAGATTAAGGGCAAGATGAGTTCAACTCCAAAGCCGTCGTTCTTACGGCAAGGGTTTGCATATCTATATCTATGTAAGAAAACCATCACGGAAGGAGCAGAAGAATGCCAGGTATAGTTTCGTATGGTGCTTATGTCCCTATCTATAGGCTGAGCCGAGAGGCCATCGGTGCGATGTGGAACAAGGCCGTCGCAAAGGGCGAGAAGGCCGTGGCCAACGCCGATGAGGACACTGTAACCATGGGAGTGGAAGCCGTCCTGGACTGTCTGAACGGCATGGACCGCAACCAGGTGGACGGCCTTTACTTCGCCACCGACTCGCCGCCCTACGTTGAGAAGCAGTCCGCTAGCATAATAAGGGCGGCTACGGACCTTCGCGAAGACATTCTAACATTCGATGTCTCCCACTCGCTTAGGAGCGCCGGTTCTGCCATGAAAGCAGCCATGGACGCAGTGAAGGCTGGGTCGGCCAAGAGGGTGATGGTGGCTGCTGCCGAGCGCCGCATACCCGCCCCGAATTCAGAGTTCGAGCTGCAGTTTGGAGATGGAGCAGCAGCATTCCTCGTTGGTGACACTGACGTAGCTGCGTCATTGGAAGGCAGCTATCATATCTCCAGCCAATTCGTCGACATCTGGAAGAAACCCCAGGATACCTATATGCAGTCGTGGGAGGATCGGTTTGTCCGTGACGAAGGCTATATGAAGATGATACCTCAGGCCGTAGCCGGGCTCCTGAAGAAGCTTGGACTGACCCCCAAGGCCATCACCAAGGCGGCCTTCTACGGACCCGACGCCAGGACTCATGCCTCAATCGGCAGCGCTATGGGCCTCGACCCAAAGACGCAGATTCAATCTCCCCTACTGGAGAGCATCGGCAACACCGGTACAGCCCTGGCCCCCATGATCCTGGTGGCTGCTCTCGAAGAGGCTAAGCCCGGCGACTTGATACTGTTCGCTACCTACGGTGATGGCGCCGACGCCTTCCTGTTCAAAGTAACCGACCAGATTGACAAGGTTAGGAACAGGAGGGGAGTAAAGCGCCACCTGGCATCTAAAATGATGCTCCCCAACTATGGAAAGTACGTCGAGATACGTGAGCTCATGGAGGGCGAAGCGGGACGCCGTCCAGCCCGCAGATCATCCCTGCCAGTCATATGGCGCGAGAGACAGCACCTGTTCCCTCTCTATGGGCAGAAGTGCCGTTCCTGCGGCAACATCCAGTACCCCAAGCAGAGGATCTGCATTTATTGTCAGGCGAAGGATAACTTTGAACTCATCAGGCTCTCCGACAAGACAGGAAAGGTTTTTACCTTCAGTATGGACCAGAGGGCCGTGGAGATCGTTCTGCCCAAGGTATTCACCGTGGTCGACCTCGACGGCGGCGGCAGGTTTTATAGTGTCATGACCGACCGCGATCCTTCGAAGGTTGCACTTGGGATGCCTGTGGAGATGACCTTCAGAATACAACTGGAGGGATCTGGCCTCTACAACTACTTCTGGCGAGTCCGCCCAATCAGATGCTAAGGAGAAGAGAATGGAAAGCTTAAAGGATAAAGTAGCTATCGTCGGAATGGGTTGCACCCCCTTCGGGGAGTTTTGGGATAAGGACCCTGTCGACCTCATAGTCGATGCGGCCACCGAGGCTTTCGAGGATGCTGGCATCACGTCAAAAGAAATTCAGGCGGCCTGGGTGGGATACACCAATCAGGACAATGCTATGACTGGCATCATTCTCTCTAGTGCTCTTCAGCTCCAGTTTATCCCCGTAACACGCGTGGAAAACGCTTGCGGCACCGGTGCCGAGACATTCAGGGGAGCTGCACTGGGCCTCGCATCCAAAACCTATGACCTGGTGCTGGCCCTGGGCTGGGAGAAGATGAAGGACGCCGGGTTTGGCGGTATTGGCCAGGCATACCCCGGCAAATGGCATCCAGTCTATGGTGCCGCTCCCGAAGTCGGCGGGGCTGTGGCCCGGTACGCCCTGGCAGCAACCAAGTATTTTGCTAGATACGGACTCAGCCCGGAAGAGGGCAAACGCCTGCTGGCCAAGATATCGGTCAAGAGCCACTACAACGGCTCTCGCAACCCCAAGGCGATGTTGCGCAACAGGATAACCATAGAACAGGTACTGAACGCTCCTATCATAGCCTGGCCACTGGGTCTATTTGACTGCTGCGGAGTCTGCGACGGTGCATCTGCCGCTATCATGTGCCGCACCGAGGATGCCAGGCACTTCCGGCCCAAGGGAGATTACATTACCATCAAGGCTTCTGCCATTGCCTGCGGACCAGGCTGGGGCAAGGAGAGGACGAACTACGAATACACGACCTGGGAAGAGACAGAGGCGGCCGCCAAGCAGGCTTATGCCATGGCTGGAATCAAGAACCCCAGAAAGGAGCTCAGCATGGCCGAGGTCCATGACTGCTTCTCCGTAGCAGAGATGATAGCCGTGGAGTCTATGGGCATATGCGAAAAGGGCCATGCCAAAGACGACATCGACTCCGGGGCCTGGGAGCAGGGAGGCGAGATCCCCATTAACGTCAGCGGCGGGCTCAAGGCCTTCGGACACCCGGCGGGCGCTAGCGGAGGTCGTGAGGTATACGAGTTCTACAAGCAATTCCAGGGCAAGGCCGAAGATTCCACCCGTCAATTGAAAGACGTGAAGATGGGGTTGGCCCATAACCAGGGTGGTCATCCCGGCAACTTTGTATGTGGCATCACCATCGTCGGTGAGCCGCCATCTTTATAAGGAGGCCTTTCTTTTCCATAACCGCTTACTGTATAATAGGCGGTAAAGAATAAATTGCAGCATTGCCGTAGATAGCAGGTGTCCCCAGGGCTTAAAGTGTTTGCCTGCTGAGGCGAATCGGTAACCTCAGAAGCAGCTATCTTTAGAGTCCCGGGGCAAGGTTAATGCTCAGGGGCCTATTTTTTTGAGCCCCTGCCCAACGAATGGAGCCAACCAGGGTTATCAAGTAATGCAAATGGGAGAAAATAGATGATACGAGAAAAGAAAGAAGAGAATGTCAAGAAAGTCGAGGAGCTGCTTTCAAGTTGCACAATAGCTATTGTTACTGACTATCGGGGAATGCCGGTCAGTGAGCTGAGCAAACTGCGCCGCCAGCTAAAGGAATCTGGAATCAAGTATCATATCGTCAAGAACAGCCTGGCTTCCCTTGCAGCAGAGAAGAGCGGTAAAGAGGAACTGAAGAATCTCCTCAAGGGCCCTTCGGCAATAGCCTTTGGCTATGGCGAGGTTAACCAGCCAGCCAAAGTCCTGACCGACTACATTCGCACGTCCAAACAGTCCCTCAGCATTAGGGGAGGCGTCCTGCAGAAGCGGTCACTTACCGCAGCAGATGTATCAGCCCTTTCCTTACTTCCACCCAGGGAGGTATTGGTCGCTCAATTACTGCAGCAGATGCAAAAGCCCATTTACTCTATCGTGGCTGTCTTGAATGCTGAACTGACAGCACTTCCACGATTACTACAAGCAAGAAAACAACAACTAGAAGGAGGTTAAGGTAATGACCAAAGAAGAGATGATAGCCGTTATCAAAGCTATGACGGTTCTCGAACTGGCCGAGTTGATCAAGGCTCTGGAGCAGGAATTCGGAGTCAGCGCAGCACCAGTAGCTGTAGCTGGACCGGCAGCACCCGCAGCGGGCGCAGCAGCACCGGCGGCAGAGGAACAAACACAGTTCAGTGTTATCCTCAAGGAGATAGGCCCCAACAAGATCAATGTCATCAAGGCTGTTAGAGAGGTAACCACATTAGGATTAAAGGAAGCCAAAGAGCTCGTGGAAGGCGCGCCTAAGACAGTGAAAGAGGGGGCCTCAAAAGAGGAAGCAACCGCTGTTAAAGACAAGCTTCAGGCCGCCGGAGCAACAGCCGAGATTAAGTAACCGGAGACAAGCGGTAATCTAATACTATAACCTTTGTCTCCACCGTTCCGACATTGAGATTCGATTTGGTGACGGAGAACTTCGGCTGAGGGATAACCTCCCTCAGCCCCATTTCTGTAAGGAATTTATCCAAAGGCTCCAGCCATGTTACCACGCTGCTCTGGTAGTGCATGGGGATAACAACCTTCGGATTAAGGTGCCTCACTATATCAGCTGCTCCCTTGGCATCAATAGTAGATTGGCCACCAACTGGTGCGATCAGTATATCGAGATTGCCTAGCTCTTCCGCTTGACGCGCTGATGGCAGATGACCTAGATCACCCAGATGGCAGAGCCTCATATCCTCCATCTCAATCACATAGCTGATGTTCTTCCCCCGAGTTTTCCCCTGCTCCGAGTCATGGAAATTCGGAACGCCCATGACGAAAACACCGCCAATCTCATATTCACCTGGCCGGCTAATCACCCTCGGATTACCATCGACACCCGTTGAATTGCTATGACCTTCGTGTGAATGACTTACGGTTACGATGTTTGCCGTAGGCCTGACCCAGCGATAACCTACGCTTTCACAGTAAGGGTCAGTAACCAGGGTAACTTCCTTACCCCTGATCTTAAGGCATGAATGTCCAAGATAGGTTATTTCCATCAGCTCTTAACGTCCATCAAGGTGTTCCGCTCTATCAACCTCATCACTGTATGAGGTCTTGGGCAATAGAGCAGTTGAGATACCCGCCACAGCAGCAGCCTTGGCTATATCCAGAGGGATAAATGGTAAAACTGCCCGGACCATCGTCTCGCCGAACCCGGTATGTCTGACCGCTGCATAGTAAGTGGCTCCACATACGTATATAATCGCTACGCCCACAAGCATAAGCCCCAACTGAGCGTAGAACCGCCGGGCCGCTATGTATTTCTCGGTCAACTTACCACTCAGGAAAGCCGCAAGGATGAAACCTGCAAGATAGCCCATAGTTGGGAATGCCGGACTGGTAAGATAAGCCACACCACTGTGCCAGCCCTGAAACCAGGGAACACCACATGCCCCCAGCACCAGGTAAAGAGCCTGACCCAGAGCACCATAAGCTGATCCTAGTAGCACCCCGCTCGCCAACACAGGCAGGACCTGGCCAGTAATCGGAACATCCGTAAACCAGAGAGGGATCCTGATTTGAGCGAAGAGGCCCGTTACGCCAGCCATACTTAAAGCAAGGCCGATCTTCTGGACCGTGCTCAGTTCATGACGCCACCTGAACGCTTGCCATCTCCAACTCCTATACCTCTCAGCGTAAGCGCTAACTGCCATTCTATTGATCCCTCCGTTCCAGACACATTAACTTAGTATATTATTCGATGCAGCCTCGACAGTCAAACCTCTTCTTCTTTCCATGCCCCCTCACCAATGAGGGGAACCCATCGGCAAGGGCCAAGGTCCTGAACAACGGTTCCATTGGTTCTTTTGGTAACCTTCAATAGCTTCTGTTCATGACGAGAGCCTACAGGAATCAACAGGCGCCCATCAACAGCAAGTTGGTCCAAAAGCTGCTCGGGGACACTTGGGGCACCCGCTGTAACGATGATGGCGTCGTAGGGTGCTTTGTGGCGCCATCCCAACACTGGTTCAGCCAGGTGTACTTCAATGTTCATGTAGCCCAGTTCCTCCAGTACCTCTCTTGCTTTTTCGGCAAGCTGAGGATGCCTCTCCACAGTGACCACCCAATTAGCCAGCTCAGCCAAAATAGCCGACTGATATCCACTCCCGGTCCCTATCTCCAGAACCTTTTCTTGTCCACCCAGTTCCAGGGCCTCTGTCATCATTGCCACTATGAGAGGTTGTGAGATTGTTTGCCCTTGCCCAAGAGGGAGCGGCCTGTCCTCGTAAGCCTCGCGTTGATAAACAGCAGGCACGAACAGTTCCCGCGCAACGCGCGCCATTGCCTTAAGCACCCTCTCGTCTTTTATCTCCCGCCGCAGATGTTCGATTAACATCAAACGTGCTGCAGCAAAGTCTGTTTCCAAATCGGGACTCCTCATCCTCTGGCTTGTGCACCCATTCAACCAGATGAGCTAATTAGCCCTTACACCATCACAGAACACGTCGACGCCATGGAAGGTTACTTAGATTTTAGCCTACACCTCTTCGCTAGTCTATATTCCAGGGAAGCATCCGCCGGACCATCCTATATTGGATTTACTGCGTGCGGTGCTGCGGGTGATAGTCCTTTGCTTTCCAGTGAGCCACCAAGTTTATTGATCATGTCCTGCCCCATCGGACTTGGCTGCCACTCCCTGCGCTCAACCTGAAAACGCAGGTATAAAATAGCACGCTGCGGCGTGCAAAAAGGGAGTCGTTCTGTACTGAGAGTCCAACCACACCTAAGTAACCTATCTTCCCGAACACTTAATTCCTGCAGCCATTTTGGCAACGTTAGTCTCGGAAGATGTTGAGGACATTGCCAACTTTAGAAGGGAGCACGAGAGGTTTATCAGGACGTGTTCTAAGTGGACGAACCTATTAAGTTTCTAGTGAGGTGAATAATGGATAAACAACTATTAAGGGAACTTGACCAGCACCAGGACAAACTCACCATCGAAATACATCGCCAAGTTGTCAAGTCCCAGTCAGCCAATGCTAAAGTTGCCGAGCTTTGTGCGTGGCCCTCTGGCCCTAAGTCCCAGGCAGCCATTGGAACTGCGGGCGTTTTGACAACCTGAACTGTAGAGGCTGAAGTGAAAAGACTCAGGCATGGCTTGAACCTGATTAGGAAGCTGAGGTTGAAGGCAAAGACTGGGTGGCTACAGCCTAATGACCCGGAATTGGCT contains:
- a CDS encoding MBL fold metallo-hydrolase; the encoded protein is MEITYLGHSCLKIRGKEVTLVTDPYCESVGYRWVRPTANIVTVSHSHEGHSNSTGVDGNPRVISRPGEYEIGGVFVMGVPNFHDSEQGKTRGKNISYVIEMEDMRLCHLGDLGHLPSARQAEELGNLDILIAPVGGQSTIDAKGAADIVRHLNPKVVIPMHYQSSVVTWLEPLDKFLTEMGLREVIPQPKFSVTKSNLNVGTVETKVIVLDYRLSPVT
- a CDS encoding OB-fold domain-containing protein — encoded protein: MPGIVSYGAYVPIYRLSREAIGAMWNKAVAKGEKAVANADEDTVTMGVEAVLDCLNGMDRNQVDGLYFATDSPPYVEKQSASIIRAATDLREDILTFDVSHSLRSAGSAMKAAMDAVKAGSAKRVMVAAAERRIPAPNSEFELQFGDGAAAFLVGDTDVAASLEGSYHISSQFVDIWKKPQDTYMQSWEDRFVRDEGYMKMIPQAVAGLLKKLGLTPKAITKAAFYGPDARTHASIGSAMGLDPKTQIQSPLLESIGNTGTALAPMILVAALEEAKPGDLILFATYGDGADAFLFKVTDQIDKVRNRRGVKRHLASKMMLPNYGKYVEIRELMEGEAGRRPARRSSLPVIWRERQHLFPLYGQKCRSCGNIQYPKQRICIYCQAKDNFELIRLSDKTGKVFTFSMDQRAVEIVLPKVFTVVDLDGGGRFYSVMTDRDPSKVALGMPVEMTFRIQLEGSGLYNYFWRVRPIRC
- a CDS encoding acetyl-CoA acetyltransferase, which translates into the protein MESLKDKVAIVGMGCTPFGEFWDKDPVDLIVDAATEAFEDAGITSKEIQAAWVGYTNQDNAMTGIILSSALQLQFIPVTRVENACGTGAETFRGAALGLASKTYDLVLALGWEKMKDAGFGGIGQAYPGKWHPVYGAAPEVGGAVARYALAATKYFARYGLSPEEGKRLLAKISVKSHYNGSRNPKAMLRNRITIEQVLNAPIIAWPLGLFDCCGVCDGASAAIMCRTEDARHFRPKGDYITIKASAIACGPGWGKERTNYEYTTWEETEAAAKQAYAMAGIKNPRKELSMAEVHDCFSVAEMIAVESMGICEKGHAKDDIDSGAWEQGGEIPINVSGGLKAFGHPAGASGGREVYEFYKQFQGKAEDSTRQLKDVKMGLAHNQGGHPGNFVCGITIVGEPPSL
- the rplL gene encoding 50S ribosomal protein L7/L12 gives rise to the protein MTKEEMIAVIKAMTVLELAELIKALEQEFGVSAAPVAVAGPAAPAAGAAAPAAEEQTQFSVILKEIGPNKINVIKAVREVTTLGLKEAKELVEGAPKTVKEGASKEEATAVKDKLQAAGATAEIK
- a CDS encoding biotin transporter BioY, translated to MAVSAYAERYRSWRWQAFRWRHELSTVQKIGLALSMAGVTGLFAQIRIPLWFTDVPITGQVLPVLASGVLLGSAYGALGQALYLVLGACGVPWFQGWHSGVAYLTSPAFPTMGYLAGFILAAFLSGKLTEKYIAARRFYAQLGLMLVGVAIIYVCGATYYAAVRHTGFGETMVRAVLPFIPLDIAKAAAVAGISTALLPKTSYSDEVDRAEHLDGR
- the rplA gene encoding 50S ribosomal protein L1 → MAKHGKKYEESIKLVEQDKAYSLKEAVDLAKKTAHAKFDETVELHLRMNLDQRAADQQIRGIALLPNGLGKKIRILVFTQGEGVKAAEEAGADYVGGDDMIKKIEEGWLDFDVTIATPDMMGRIGKLGKILGRKGLMPNPKLGTVVAASDIPRVIKDASKGRAEFKLDRTGNIHLAIGKISFETDKLVENLAAALEAIVKAKPSGSKGQYVKSATISTSMGPGITLDLKSALSTD
- a CDS encoding protein-L-isoaspartate(D-aspartate) O-methyltransferase, yielding MRSPDLETDFAAARLMLIEHLRREIKDERVLKAMARVARELFVPAVYQREAYEDRPLPLGQGQTISQPLIVAMMTEALELGGQEKVLEIGTGSGYQSAILAELANWVVTVERHPQLAEKAREVLEELGYMNIEVHLAEPVLGWRHKAPYDAIIVTAGAPSVPEQLLDQLAVDGRLLIPVGSRHEQKLLKVTKRTNGTVVQDLGPCRWVPLIGEGAWKEEEV
- the rplJ gene encoding 50S ribosomal protein L10 produces the protein MIREKKEENVKKVEELLSSCTIAIVTDYRGMPVSELSKLRRQLKESGIKYHIVKNSLASLAAEKSGKEELKNLLKGPSAIAFGYGEVNQPAKVLTDYIRTSKQSLSIRGGVLQKRSLTAADVSALSLLPPREVLVAQLLQQMQKPIYSIVAVLNAELTALPRLLQARKQQLEGG